The Candidatus Paceibacterota bacterium genomic sequence AGCTCTCATAAGGCCAGAGACAAGAGGCAACCCTGGAGAAATGGGGTAGAAGTCCTCTCGAGGTTATAGGTATCACTTTGTGATATCTTTCCAACTATTATCTGCCTTACGGTCGATTTTTTTGTTTTTAAACAAAAATTACTTATGCCTATTACAAAAGCGAAGAAGAAGGAAATTCTTACAAAGCTCGAAAAGTCTGTGAAAGACTCGCAGTCTCTTGTCTTTGTAAATTTCCACGGAATGACGGTGGCAAATGTCACTGAACTCCGAAAGAAGCTCACCAAAGAGGGAATTGGCTACACTGTGGCTAAGAAGACTTTGATGAGAAAAGCTCTTGAAACTGCTGGCATCACTGGCGAACTTCCAGTGCTCAACGGTGAAGTGGCTATCGCATACGGTGCAGATGCTATCGCTCCAGCGCGGGAGATTCTTGTATTCCAGAAGAAATTCGACAAGAAACTTTCGATGCTCGGCGGAGTGTTTGAGAAGCGATATATGAACCAGTCAGAGATCATGGGCATTGCAACTATCCCTGGCAGAGAGCAGCTTCTCGGAATGTTTGTCAATGTTATCAATTCTCCGATTCAGGGATTTGTTGTTGCATTGGACGCGATTGCAAAGAAGAAGACATCCTAATTATTATTTATTATTACAAACATGGAAGATACAAAAGTAGAAGTTCCGGCAAAATTCCACGCACTCGTAGAGAGCGTTGAGAAGATGTCTGTTCTTGAATTGAACGAACTCGTGAAAGTATTGGAAAAGAAATTCGGCGTATCTGCAGCAGCAGTTGCAGTCGCTGGACCAGCCGCAGCAGGACCTGCAGCGGAAGAGAAATCAACGTACAATGTTGAACTCAAAGATGCTGGCGCACAGAAGATTGCTGTTATTAAAGTAGTGAAAGAAGTTCTTGCTCTTGGACTCAAAGAGGCAAAAGACCTCGTAGACGCTGCTCCAAAGATGCTCAAAGAAGGAATGAAGAAGGAGGAAGCAGAAGCAGTGAAGAAGAAGATTGAGGAGGCAGGTGGTAAAGTAGAACTCAAGTAATGGGTATTACTTGAGTTCTACTTTACGGCCGGAGGCGCATGGGCGCCGAGGCGGGTGAGGAGTGGGTTGGGACCCGCTCCGCAAGACCTTGAGCGTTTTGTAATCAAAATGTGAAAGGTGTACAGAACCTGTAAGGTTCGCGGAAATTTCCGAACATGGGTGAGGAAATTATCTGTGACAGGTTGAGTTGAAATAATTCAAATATTGGAAACCAGCAAAAAACCGCCTTTGGGCGGTTTTTTGCTGTGTATTGACACAACGAAAAAAACGTGTAAAATAGACGGCTGTTTTTGTACGGGATGAAATGGGGGTGGGTCAAAAGGACAAGGAGAGGACAAGCGTGATCAGGGATAAAGATATGTACGCGAAGTATCCACATTTGGACCCTAGTTACCATCGTAGGGAAGCCAAAGAGAAAAGGGCAAACCAGGCCGCGAACAGCAGGCCTACCGATGACGGGAGAACAGTCCATTCTGGTATTCCCACCGAGGTAATGGCAGACGTCAATCCTCCAAGGGGTAGCGTTACCACTACCGCCACGACACTGCCTCAAGCAGTTTCGAAGGACGCAGTTCAGTCAGTTTAGCGGCATTCCCACATGCCGCTTTTTTCATTTGTAAAAATCAAGAGAGGAATGATAGAATACGCCTATGAAAATTCTTGAAAAGATGTTTGGAAGCGCTGGAAAGGTCAAAATTATGCGCCTTTTTCTTTTTAATCCCAAACGCGTCTATGAACAGAGCGAAGTGTCTGACAGAGCAAAAGTAAATCCGAAAAGTGCGAAAAAAGATATTGTCCTTCTCGAGAAAATGGGGCTTTTAAAGAAAAAAGTCGGGTTTAAGCTCGTGCCGGCAAAATCAAAGCGAAACAAAGGCAAAATGAGCCAGAAGAAGTTTATGGGCTGGATACTGAACGAATCTTTTGCATATCTCATTCCGCTTCAGAATCTCCTCATCAACCTCTCTACTATTAAGGATGAATACATTATCGAGCAAATTCAGTCTTCAGGGAAAGTAAAGCTTATTGTTCTAGCTGGCATTTTCATACAGGATCCTGGGAGCCGAGTTGATATCCTTGTAGTGGGGGATAAACTCAAGAAAAAGAAGCTTAGTGCCACTATGAAGTCTCTTGAGGCAGAAATAGGTAAGGAATTGCGGTATGGAGCCTTCGAAACTACTGATTTTAAATACCGAATGGACATGTACGACAAGTTGGTAAGGGACATTTTAGACTATCCTCATAAGAAAATACTCAATAAAATGGCTATGTAGGGTCTTTTTCGCCTAATTGCTTTATCCACAGATACA encodes the following:
- the rplJ gene encoding 50S ribosomal protein L10, with translation MPITKAKKKEILTKLEKSVKDSQSLVFVNFHGMTVANVTELRKKLTKEGIGYTVAKKTLMRKALETAGITGELPVLNGEVAIAYGADAIAPAREILVFQKKFDKKLSMLGGVFEKRYMNQSEIMGIATIPGREQLLGMFVNVINSPIQGFVVALDAIAKKKTS
- the rplL gene encoding 50S ribosomal protein L7/L12 yields the protein MEDTKVEVPAKFHALVESVEKMSVLELNELVKVLEKKFGVSAAAVAVAGPAAAGPAAEEKSTYNVELKDAGAQKIAVIKVVKEVLALGLKEAKDLVDAAPKMLKEGMKKEEAEAVKKKIEEAGGKVELK